The following DNA comes from Alienimonas californiensis.
CGAAGAGAAGTCCCTCGCCCGTCGCATCGCCACCGGCGATATGGGCGCCCGGGACCACATGGTGCGGGCGAACCTGCGGCTGGTCGTGAACATCAGCCGGTCTTACACCAACCGCGGATTGCCGCTGCCGGACCTGATCGAGGAGGGCAACCTCGGCCTGATGCGGGCCGTCGAGGGCTTCGATCCGGACATGGGCACCCGGTTCAGCACCTATGCCAGCTACTGGATCAAGCAGTCCGTGAAGCGGGCGCTGGTCAACACGGCGAAGACCGTGCGGGTGCCGGCCTACATGGTCGAACTGTTGGGCAAGTGGCGGAAGATGTCCGCCCAGCTCTCCGACGCCCTCGGCCGCACCGCGACCCCGGAGGAGATCGCCAAGGAACTGGAGATCCCCAAGCGGAAGCTGGAGATCGTTAAAAAGGCCCTCGCCCTCTACCAGACCAGCCCGCAGAGCTCCTCGGACGACGGCGGCTGGAGCCTCGGCGAGATGCTGACGGACGACAAGACGCCCGCCCCGGAGGACGACCTCACCGAGGCCGACAGCATCGCCCGCGCCCTCGACCTGATGGACGAACTGGACGAGCGCGAAGCCACGATCCTGCGGCTGCGGTTCGGCCTCGACGGCGACGAACCCAAGACGCTCAAGGAGATCGGCGAGGTCCTCGGCCTGACCCGGGAACGCGTTCGCCAGATCGAAACCGACGCCCTCCGCCGCCTCAACCGCGGCCTCGGCGGCTGAATCAACTCCCGGACCGAAGCCGGACGCACGCGTCCGACTTAAGTCCTGTCGTCAGCGGCCCTTGTCCGCGATGTCGGTGCGGCACCAGGCGCCTTCCCAGCGGATGCGGCGGACCGCTTCGTAGGCCCGGCGCTTGGCGTCGGTGACGTCCTCGCCCAGCGCCGTCACGCCGAGCACGCGTCCGCCGGCGGTGACGACCTGCTCCCGGCCGTCGGCGTCCGGCGTGCCGAACTTCGTGCCGGCGTGGAACACCTCGGTGT
Coding sequences within:
- a CDS encoding sigma-70 family RNA polymerase sigma factor, with translation MPALAARPRRSSLESGTRTRVPGRRVGHVQSPLETYLREINATPLLSADEEKSLARRIATGDMGARDHMVRANLRLVVNISRSYTNRGLPLPDLIEEGNLGLMRAVEGFDPDMGTRFSTYASYWIKQSVKRALVNTAKTVRVPAYMVELLGKWRKMSAQLSDALGRTATPEEIAKELEIPKRKLEIVKKALALYQTSPQSSSDDGGWSLGEMLTDDKTPAPEDDLTEADSIARALDLMDELDEREATILRLRFGLDGDEPKTLKEIGEVLGLTRERVRQIETDALRRLNRGLGG